A window of the Tiliqua scincoides isolate rTilSci1 chromosome 5, rTilSci1.hap2, whole genome shotgun sequence genome harbors these coding sequences:
- the LOC136653327 gene encoding vomeronasal type-2 receptor 26-like, which produces MGFLAIVSFAVAFLARKLPDTFNEAKFITFSMYLRPGSITIGGITSQISMHFEVDDFYQHPRHSVTGGTVVLGKNYQHTLALAFAVEEVNANHELLPNVTVGFHICDSYFQGTPRAMMELLFTHKSFIPNYKCGVQNNLIAVIGGLYSAISEDMEIFLSSYKIPQFTYGSASGMDDDKEHSFYQMVPNEAHQYKGISELLLHFRWTWVGVLAKDDINGEIFVQNLFMVFHLYGICSAFLKRLKEIYSDGILDTVNWMLDINSAAMKSNANVLVVYADHILHLRWLFYISELGLEREPEGKVWILTAHMELTALPFQKSWAVQDIHGALSFTIHSNDVTGFNSFLQTRNPFLSKEDGFIRDFWEQAFDCVFPDSFAGTEGETLCTGTEKLESLPEAFFELSMVGHSYSIYTAVYAVVHALHSMKLYQAEHRTKLTGERQYLQSQQSWQVLPLSVCNDGCHPGYRKEKQEEKPFCCYDCIPCPDGKISSEKDMEVCFQCPEGHYPNMDKNTCIPKNVTFLSYEDNLGIALAMLALLFSSATALVLGMFMKHRNTPIVKANNRNLTYTLLISLMFCFLSSLLFIGSPEKVTCLLRQTAFGIIFSVAVSSVLAKTTTVVLAFMATKPGSNLRKWMGTKLTNSIVISCSLFQVGICTVWLATSPPFPDVDMHSMSEEIVLECNEGSPSMFYCVLGYMGFLAIVSFSVAFPARKLPDSFNEAKFITFSMLVFCSVWLSFVPTYLSTKGKYLVAVEIFSILASSAGLLGCIFVPKCYIILLRPELNSKEQLIRRH; this is translated from the exons atgggcttcctggccattgtcagctttgctgtggctttcctggccaggaagctcCCGGACaccttcaacgaagccaagttcataactttcagcat GTATTTGCGACCAGGAAGCATCACGATTGGTGGCATTACATCGCAAATCAGTATGCACTTTGAAGTGGATGACTTCTATCAGCACCCGCGCCACTCAGTGACTGGTGGGACCGT TGTCCTGGGTAAAAACTACCAGCATACCTTGGCTTTGGCATTTGCTGTGGAGGAGGTGAATGCAAACCATGAACTCTTACCTAATGTCACCGTGGGCTTCCACATCTGTGACAGCTACTTCCAAGGGACACCCCGGGCCATGATGGAGCTTCTTTTCACACACAAATCATTTATTCCCAACTATAAGTGTGGTGTACAGAACAACTTGATAGCAGTCATTGGGGGACTTTATTCTGCGATCTCTGAGGACATGGAAATCTTCCTGAGCAGctacaaaattccacag TTTACATATGGCTCTGCTTCAGGAATGGATGATGACAAAGAACATTCcttctaccagatggtcccaaatgaagCCCACCAATATAAGGGTATAAGTGAACTACTTCTGcacttcagatggacatgggttggggTCCTTGCTAAAGATGATATAAATGGTGAAATATTTGTGCAAAACTTATTCATGGTGTTTCACCTGTATGGCATCTGTTCAGCTTTCCTAAAAAGGCTTAAGGAAATTTATAGCGACGGCATTTTGGATACAGTGAATTGGATGCTAGACATAAACAGTGCGGCCATGAAAAGCAATGCTAATGTCTTGGTTGTCTATGCAGATCACATACTGCATTTGCGATGGTTGTTTTATATATCAGAACTAGGATTAGAAAGGGAGCCTGAAGGTAAAGTGTGGATTTTGACTGCTCACATGGAGCTTACAGCATTGCCTTTTCAGAAGAGTTGGGCTGTACAAGACATCCATGGTGCTCTGTCCTTCACAATACATTCAAATGATGTGACAGGATTCAACAGCTTTCTTCAGACCAGGAATCCTTTCTTGTCGAAAGAAGATGGTTTTATCAGGgacttctgggaacaggcatttgACTGTGTTTTTCCAGATTCATTTGCTGGCACTGAAGGCGAGACTCTCTGCACTGGGACCGAGAAACTAGAGAGTCTTCCTGAGGCTTTTTTTGAACTCAGCATGGTGGGCCATAGTTACAGCATCTACACTGCTGTATATGCTGTTGTGCATGCATTACATAGCATGAAATTGTACCAAGCCGAACACAGAACAAAGTTGACTGGAGAGAGACAGTATCTTCAGAGTCAGCAGTCATGGCAG GTATTGCCGCTTTCTGTATGTAATGATGGCTGCCACCCTGgttacagaaaagaaaaacaggaagagaagccgttttgctgctatgattgcatcCCGTGTCCAGATGGGAAGATTTCAAGTGAGAAGG acaTGGAGGTCTGCTTTCAATGCCCAGAAGGTCATTACCCCAACATGGACAAGAATACATGCATTCCCAAGAATGTGACTTTCCTATCTTATGAAGATAATTTGGGGATAGCTTTAGCCATGTTGGCACTGTTGTTTTCTTCAGCCACAGCCCTGGTTCTAGGAATGTTTATGAAGCAccggaacactcccattgtcaaagccaacaatcggaacctcacctacaccctcctcatctcccttaTGTTCTGCTTCCTCTCTTCCTTGTTGTTCATTGGCAGTCCTGAGAAAGTGACGTGTCTCCTCCGCCAAACTgcctttggcatcatcttctcagtggctgtttcttccgTGTTGGCAAAAACCACCACTGTGGTTCtagctttcatggccaccaagccagggtccAATTTGAGGAAATGGATGGGGACAAAACTGACCAACTCCATTGTTATTTCCTGCTCCCTTTTCCAAGTTGGCATCTGTACTGTGTGGCTggccacctctcccccattcccagatgttgacatgcattCAATGAGTGAAGAAATTGTGCTAGAGTGCAATGAGGGATCACCCTCCATGTTCTACTGCGTCTTGGGCtatatgggcttcctggccattgtcagttTCTCTGTGGCATTCCCGGCCAGGAAACTACCTgacagtttcaacgaagccaagtttatcactttcagcatgctggtcttttgtaGTGTTTGGCTGTCCTTTGTCCCAACTTACCTGAGCACGAAAGGGAAATACCtggtagctgtggagatcttctccatcttagcctccagtgctggattgctgggttgcatctttgTCCCTAAATGCTACATCATTTTGCTGAGGCCTGAACTAAATAGCAAGGAACAACTAATAAGGagacactga